The genome window TAGCATGGATAGTGGTTCGGCAATCCCTTCTACCAGCAGAGAAGCTTTCTACCAACTACCTGTCGCGGTCCCAAGTATCGAAGAGCAACGCGCCATCGCCCACATACTTGGCACGTTGGACGACAAGATCGAGCTTAACCGGCGCATGAACGAAACGCTAGAGGCAATAGCGCGCGCCATCTTCAAGTCGTGGTTCTTAGACTTTGACCCGGTAATTGACAATGCGCTCAAGGTAGGTAATACAATCCCGAGCGAACTGGAGGAGAAAGCCGCCCGCCGGCGCGAAGTTCTCGCCCGCACCCGAGCCGAGGGCCACCCCGCCGGGTTACCGGAGCCCCTGGCAAAGCTGTTCCCCGATGAGTTCGAGGAGAGAGAGTTGGGGTGGATACCAAAGGGGTGGAGGGTTGGTACACTCCGAGAGGTTGTCAACCTTGTAAAGGACGGAGTAAACCCGCTGGATACGCCGGATGCAGAGTTCTTGCATTTCAGCATTCCTGCGTTCGACGAAGGCGTAATGCCAAAGCGAGAACGCGGTGAAGCAATTAAGAGTTTCAAGTTCCGGGTACCCGCCGGAGCTGTTCTACTATCCAAGCTAAATCCCGAGATTAAGCGCGTTTGGCTGGTGGATATAAGCGATAATGACCGCGCTATCTGTTCAACTGAGTTTCTTGTTCTTCTTGCACAACCGCCGTTTACCAAGTCTTTTGTCTACTGCTTGGTTCAGTCGTCTAACTTCCGACGTGAGCTTGAAGGTTTAGTAACTGGTACATCTAAGAGTCATCAACGCGCACAGCCCGAAGCCGTACTTAGTATAGCTACGGTCCTACCAGAGCGTCCGTTGCTCGCAGCATTCGAAAGAATAGTGGCACCCATGCTGGAGACAACCCTGATAAAGAAGCGCGAATCCTATACCCTCGCCGCCCTGCGTGATACGCTACTACCCAAGCTTATCTCCGGTGAACTGCGGGTATCGTCGCGGATTATTAGGGACTTTGAGGTGCTTCCGAAGCAGGTATGATTTTCCGGCGATTGAAACCTTGTCTCTCAGGTGCTTCCAGGTTTGAGGGGGAGGGGGAAATCGAGGAGGATTACGTGAGTTAGGCCGCGAGCAGTTGCCGAGTTTTGTTTCGGAAGCACCGGGACTTTGAGAAGGAGGGTACGATTACATGTTGACCAGTCTCCAATGCAAGAACTTTCGTTGTCTCGAGGATGTTGACGTCCCGCTTGGGCCACTGACCGCTATTGTTGGGCCAAACGGTTCTGGAAAGACTGCAATTCTCCGGGCCATAGATATGGTGTTTGGCGAGGTCTGGCCGTCCATGCGGAGTTTTCGGATTCCCCAGGATTTCTACGCATTCGACACATCACGGGGAATAGAGATAATCGTCTGGTTCGACCCTCCATATGTTCACGAGGATGACTTCGATAACAGGCACCAGGTTAACGCTGTCCGATTATCCTGCAAGCCGTACCAGAGATCTGGTAAGTGGGGGACCGCAGGAGACTTGCACGTCGACCTTGAGCCTCTAAACGCTGAAGGGGACGTGCCCCTTATTCCCGTAACGCCCCGACGCAAGGGTGTAAAGCCTCAATTTCGCCCCTTACCAGTTGGGACTGCACTTCGTGAACAGAACCGTGTCCTGTTTGTTGATCATAGACGTAGCGTTCTCCAGCACTTGCCGACTGTTAGGGGGTCCATCCTGGCCAAGCTCTTAGAGCCAGCGCGTCGTGAGTTCACAGCAGAAGCTGACTTTCGGAAAGCCTATGAAACTGCGATGGAGTGCCTTAGAACCGAACAGGTTCGTGAGTTAGAGAAGCGCATTCAAGATACCGCTAAGCGCATGCTAGGGTTTCTTGGCAGGGGCGTTGCCAAGTCAATCGAAATCGGGTTTGGGTTCGCAGATCCTTCAAATCCTTTCAATTCGCTGAGACTTCAATACAGGGAGGGCGACCTTGAGGTTCCAGCTGAAGAACTTGGGCTTGGAATTCAAAGTGCAATTGTAGTGGGGCTGTTCGATGCTTTTCGCCAGCTTGGTGGTGAATTTCAGACAATCGTTATAGAAGAACCGGAAATGTACTTACATCCACAGGCACAACGTTATTTCTACCGATTGCTCAGAGAGATGGTCGAAGCTTCACAATGCCAAGTGATCTACTCGACACACTCGCCTATTTTTGCGGACGTTAACTTATATGAGACACTTCGTCTTGTCCGTAAGGATCCTGGCCAGTCATCGAGCGTTACGTATGTCTCAGTGGAAAACTATGAACGTTTGGCTAAGGAAAGGGAACGCCAAAAACTGGCAGGACAGTTCAACCCAGCAAGAAATGAGGTTTTCTTCGCCAAGAAGGCACTACTTGTTGAAGGGCCTGCTGATCGTAGCGCAGTCCTAATAGTAGCTGAGCGGATGAATCTAGACATCGATGCCGAGGGTATTACTGTTATAGACTGTGGCGGCAAGAATGGTATTCCACTAGTTGCTAGTGTTTGTACCGATTTGGGAATACCCTTCTTGGTCCTACATGACGAGGACATTTGGCCGGAAGATAAGGGTCAAGATCCGGCTAGGCAAGCCAAGGAGAACGAGGTCGCTCAAGCAGAGAATGCGCGGATACTAGAAGCAGCTGGTGGACAGGACCGAGTATTGCTAATCAAACCATCATTGGAGGCGGCCCTAAATATTGGAAGAAATGCTAAGGATAAGCCTCAGAAGGTAGTAGAGAGAGTTCGTAGTATGAACTTGGATGAAATTCCGAAGGAACTAGTTGCCGTGGTCAATATGCTATTTGAGAGCAATACATGTGAAAGTACGGAAGTGATTTCTCCTGGTGAAGTCCAGACTCGAGTAGCCAATGGTGGGTGGGGATTAAGGTGAACGGCGGTGGTTCCACCTTCTCCGAATTCGTTGTTGAGCAAGCCTCCCTTGCCTGGCTTGAAAACCTGAGGTACGCGGTTAGCTTCGGCCCCTCCATCGCCCCGGGCGAACCCCAAGCGGAACGCGACGACTATGCCCAGGTGGTGCTGGAGGAACGCTTGCGCCGGGCGCTGGAAAGCCTCAACCCGGACGCCCCCGCGGAGGCGCTGGACGAGGCGTTCCGTAAGCTGACCCGCGCCGACGCCCCGAGCCTGACTGCTCGCAACCGCCTCATTCACCGCATGATCGTCGACGGCGTCACCTCTGAGTACCGCCGGCCGGACGGCAGCATCAGTGCCGTCCAGGTGCGCGTAATCGACTTCGACAATCCCGATAACAACGACTGGCTGGCCGTCAACCAGTTTGCGGTCTCGGAGAGCAAGCACACCCGCCGCCCGG of Clostridia bacterium contains these proteins:
- a CDS encoding AAA family ATPase, which produces MLTSLQCKNFRCLEDVDVPLGPLTAIVGPNGSGKTAILRAIDMVFGEVWPSMRSFRIPQDFYAFDTSRGIEIIVWFDPPYVHEDDFDNRHQVNAVRLSCKPYQRSGKWGTAGDLHVDLEPLNAEGDVPLIPVTPRRKGVKPQFRPLPVGTALREQNRVLFVDHRRSVLQHLPTVRGSILAKLLEPARREFTAEADFRKAYETAMECLRTEQVRELEKRIQDTAKRMLGFLGRGVAKSIEIGFGFADPSNPFNSLRLQYREGDLEVPAEELGLGIQSAIVVGLFDAFRQLGGEFQTIVIEEPEMYLHPQAQRYFYRLLREMVEASQCQVIYSTHSPIFADVNLYETLRLVRKDPGQSSSVTYVSVENYERLAKERERQKLAGQFNPARNEVFFAKKALLVEGPADRSAVLIVAERMNLDIDAEGITVIDCGGKNGIPLVASVCTDLGIPFLVLHDEDIWPEDKGQDPARQAKENEVAQAENARILEAAGGQDRVLLIKPSLEAALNIGRNAKDKPQKVVERVRSMNLDEIPKELVAVVNMLFESNTCESTEVISPGEVQTRVANGGWGLR
- a CDS encoding restriction endonuclease subunit S; the protein is MRWGDLATLKYGKRLRGYENVEAHYRVYGTDGPIGWHHEPLCNHPTVIVGRKGAYRGIHYSPEPCFVIDTAFYLEPRVEFDMRWAYYELLNRDINSMDSGSAIPSTSREAFYQLPVAVPSIEEQRAIAHILGTLDDKIELNRRMNETLEAIARAIFKSWFLDFDPVIDNALKVGNTIPSELEEKAARRREVLARTRAEGHPAGLPEPLAKLFPDEFEERELGWIPKGWRVGTLREVVNLVKDGVNPLDTPDAEFLHFSIPAFDEGVMPKRERGEAIKSFKFRVPAGAVLLSKLNPEIKRVWLVDISDNDRAICSTEFLVLLAQPPFTKSFVYCLVQSSNFRRELEGLVTGTSKSHQRAQPEAVLSIATVLPERPLLAAFERIVAPMLETTLIKKRESYTLAALRDTLLPKLISGELRVSSRIIRDFEVLPKQV